A genomic stretch from Microtus pennsylvanicus isolate mMicPen1 chromosome 9, mMicPen1.hap1, whole genome shotgun sequence includes:
- the Ier5l gene encoding immediate early response gene 5-like protein: MECALDAQSLISISLRKIHSSRTQRGGIKLHKNLLVSYVLRNARQLYLSERYAELYRRQQQQQQQQQQPPHHQHQHLAYAAPGMPANAADFGPLQLGGGGDAEAREPVARHQLHQLHQLHQLHLQQQLHQHQHPAPRSCAAAVAVAGAPAGCAGALSELPGCAALQPPHGAPHRGQHLEPLQPGPAPLPPPAPAALCPRDPRVPAACSAPSAPPGATPPTVAASSPPASPAPSSSPGFYRGAYPAPSDFGVHCSSQTTVLDLDTHVVTTVENGYLHQDCCASAHCPCCGQGAPGPGLASAAGCKRKYYPGQEEEDDDEEDAGDLGAEPPGGAPFAPCKRARFEDFCPDSSPDASNISNLISIFGSGFSGLVSRQPDSSEQPPPLNGQLCAKQALASLGAWTRAIVAF; encoded by the coding sequence ATGGAGTGCGCCCTGGACGCCCAGAGCCTGATCAGCATCTCCCTGCGCAAGATCCACAGCTCCCGGACCCAGCGCGGCGGCATCAAGCTGCACAAGAACCTCCTAGTGTCCTACGTGCTCCGCAACGCGCGCCAGCTCTACCTGAGCGAGCGTTACGCCGAGCTCTACCGGcgccaacagcagcagcagcaacagcaacagcagccgccccaccaccagcaccagcacctcGCGTACGCGGCGCCGGGGATGCCGGCCAACGCGGCGGACTTCGGCCCGCTCCAACTTGGCGGCGGCGGGGACGCGGAGGCGCGCGAGCCGGTCGCCCGGCACCAGCTGCACCAGCTCCACCAGCTCCACCAGCTGCACCTCCAGCAGCAGCTGCACCAGCACCAACACCCGGCGCCCAGGAGCTGcgcggcggcggtggcggtggcCGGGGCGCCCGCGGGCTGCGCGGGGGCGCTCTCAGAGCTGCCCGGGTGCGCCGCGCTCCAGCCGCCGCACGGCGCGCCCCACCGCGGGCAGCACTTGGAGCCGCTGCAGCCGGGTCCTGCGCCGCTGCCGCCGCCCGCGCCCGCCGCGCTCTGCCCGCGGGACCCTCGCGTCCCGGCCGCCTGCTCTGCGCCCTCGGCGCCCCCGGGGGCTACCCCACCGACCGTCGCCGCTTCCTCTCCGcccgcctctccagccccttcctcgTCCCCTGGCTTCTACCGGGGCGCGTACCCGGCCCCCTCGGACTTCGGTGTGCACTGCAGCAGCCAGACCACCGTGCTGGACCTGGACACTCACGTGGTGACCACGGTGGAAAACGGCTACTTGCACCAGGACTGCTGCGCCTCCGCCCACTGCCCCTGCTGTGGACAGGGCGCTCCGGGACCCGGCCTGGCGTCCGCCGCTGGTTGCAAACGCAAGTATTACCctggccaggaggaagaggacgaCGACGAGGAGGACGCGGGTGACCTGGGAGCCGAGCCCCCCGGGGGCGCCCCGTTCGCCCCCTGTAAGCGCGCCCGCTTCGAGGACTTCTGCCCGGACTCGTCCCCGGACGCGTCCAACATCTCAAACTTGATCTCCATCTTTGGCTCGGGCTTCTCGGGGCTGGTGAGCCGACAGCCGGACTCCTCGGAGCAGCCGCCGCCGCTCAACGGGCAGCTGTGCGCCAAGCAGGCGCTCGCCAGCCTCGGCGCCTGGACTCGAGCCATTGTCGCCTTCTAG